Sequence from the Rhodococcus jostii RHA1 genome:
CTGCGACAGCTCGAGGATCGCCCGGTCCCCGACGTCGGACGGGCCCGCCTCGAGCAGGCACACCGTCACCGACGGGTCTTCGCTGAGACGTGCCGCGAGAGCGCAGCCCGCGCTGCCACCGCCCGCGATCACGTAGTCGAATTCCCCTGCAGTGCTCTTCGATTCGCCGTCGGTCATCGGGCGAGCTCCTTGTCGTTCGGTTCGGATTCCGGCGCGGGCGTTACCACCGCCGCGCAGTGTGACGTCAACGTTCCGATGTGGTGCCGGCCGGTGGTGAGGTACCACAACAGGCCGAACCCGAGGATGACGCCGATGTAGACGAAGGCGCCCCAGGTGTTGTACCACGGTTCGCCGTACACGGCCTCGCGCGGCCACGCGAGGTTGAGGGCCATCCCGATTCCCCAGACGAGTGCGACGAGGTTGACGGGCAGTCCCCATCTGCCCATCGTGAAGTAGCCGCCCTCCTTCAGGTCCCGCGGCGGCCACTCACCCCGCAGCCGCTTCTTCAGCATCGGCCCGGTGACCATCAGGTAGGCCAGGTAGATCATGATGATCGCGATCGACGTCAGCACGGTGAAGATGTGCGGCTGACCGATGTTGACCACCAGGATCAGCGCGGCCACCACCCCGATGGTCACCGCAGGCACGACGGGTGTCCGCGTCCGCGGGTGGACCCGGGCGAGCCGCTCACCGAACGGGAGGGCGTTGTCGCGGGCCATGGCAAAGGTCAGCCGGATCGCGGCGGTGTGCACCGCCAGCGAGCAGACCGTCACCGCGATCACGATGCACACCAGGAAGATCGTGCCCAGCGGACCCCACATCACCTGCTCCACGATGTACTGCAGGCTGCCGTCCGACGCGCCGATCTTCGGGTCGTCGAGGTCGGGTGCCGCCATCACGGCGAACACGAGGATCGCGCCGCCGATCACGAACGAGGCGAGGATCGCGCGGAAGATCGCCTTGGGGGCCGTCCGTCGGGGTTCCACCGTCTCCTCGCCCAGTGAACTCGCGGTGTCGAAGCCGTACATCACGTAACCCGACGCGAGCGTCGCCACCAGGAACGCACCGAGGTATCCGCCGCTTTCGCCTGCGCCGTATCCGTGGGTGGAGAAGAACACCTGTGGGCCGCGGGTCATGTTGGCGGCGAGGATGATCGCGATCAGCACCGCCGCGATGATCTCGATGAACACCCCGGCGCTGTTGATCATCGCCATGAGACGGACACCGAGCGCGTTGACGACGGTGGTGAAGCCGATCATCACCGTCCCGAGAATGACGGCGTTGGTGGCGAAGTCGTGTTCTCCGGTGCCGTCACCGACGATCTGGAAGCCGCTCCACAGCCGCGGCAGGTTGAGCTGCAGCGCCAGCACAACGGCCGACAGGGTGACGATCGACGCGGTGAGCATCAGCCAGCCCGCGGACCACCCCACTATTCGGCTGCCGAGCGTCTTCGCCCAGTTGTACACGGAGCCGGCGATCGGATATTTTGCGGCCAACTCCATGAAGCAGAGCGCCACGGCGAGCTGGCCGACGAACACCAACGGCCACGACCACAGGTAGGCGGGGCCTGCGGTGCCGAATCCGAAGTAGAACAACTGGAAAGTGCCGGTCAGGATGGAGATGTAGCTGACGCCCGCGGCGAAGCTCGCGAACTTGCCGATACTGCGATCGAGGGACTCCTTGTAGCCGAATTCCTCGAGTCCACTGTCGTGATCGCCGGTCGTATTGTCGGTACTGGTCATTCGATCACTTCCTGAGAAGGTGAGTAGGCCTGCTCGCGCGCCCCTGCCGGGAGCACGTCAGGTCGCGGTGAACCAACCCGCGAGAGGCGAGGTCGTGTTGTTCCAGATGTGTTTGACTTCCTGGTATTCGGAGAGCCCGGCGGGTCCGAGTTCGCGCCCGTTGCCGGACTTCTTGAATCCGCCCCATTCCGCCGCCGCGGTGTAGTACCCGAAGTCGTTGAGCCACACCGTCCCGTGGCGCAGGCGGCGCACCACCCGTTCGCCGCGGGCGGCGTCCGACGTCCGGACTCCGGCGGCGAGGCCGTACTCGGTGTCGTTGCCGAGCCGGACCGCGTCCTCCTCGGTGGTGAACCTCTCGACCGTGAGAATGGGCCCGAACGTTTCCTCCTGTACGATGCGCATGGACCGGTCGCAGTGGTCGAAGATGGTGGGCAGGTAGTAGCTGCCGCCGTCGAGCGCGGGATCGGCGGGCCGGGAACCACCCGTCCGGAGTGCCGCTCCCTCGGAGATACCTAGTGCCACATAGGCTTCGATCTTGTCGCGCTGCGCCGTCGACACGAGAGGTCCGGTCTCGGTGCCGGGATCGAGCCCGGGGCCGACGCGGATGGCCTCGGCGCGCGAGACGAGGGCGGCGACGAAGTCGTCGGCGATCGACTCCTCGACGATCAACCGCGTCCCGGCCGAGCACACCTGCCCCGAATGCAGGAAGACGCCGGTGAGCACCTGGTCGACCGACGACTCCCACTCGGCGTCCGCGAACACGATGTGCGGGTTCTTCCCGCCGAGTTCCACGGCGACCTTCGTGACGTGCTTCGCGGCCGTCCGCAGAATGGTGGTGCCGGTCGCGAGTCCACCGGTGAACGAGATGAAGTCGACGTCACCGGTGTCGGTCAGCGCGGGTCCGAGGTCGGCGCCGCTCCCCTGCACCAGGTTGACGACACCGGCGGGCACACCCGCCTCCTCGATCAGCCGGGCGAACGCGATCGTGCTCAGTGGCGTGACTTCGCTGGGCTTGAGCACCATCGTGCAACCGGCGGCCAGTGCGGGTGCCACCTTCCAGGAAATCTGGAGCAGCGGGTAGTTCCACGGCGCGATGAGGACGCACACCCCGATCGGTTCGCGAACGACCCGGGAGACGACGGCGGGGTCACCCACGTCGACCACCCGGTCGCTGGAGACGAGGGCCAGCCGGGCGTAGTACCGGAATACCGAGACGACGTCGTCGATGTCGATTCGGCTCTCCACCAACGTCTTACCGGTGTTCAGCGTCTCGATACGCGCCAATTCCTCCTTGTCGCGCTCGAGCAGATCCGCGACACGCGACAGGAGCGACGACCGCACGGCGACCGCCGTCTCCGGCCAGTCCCCGGCGTCGAAGGCCGACCGGGCCGCCTGCACGGCTCGCGCCGCGTCTTCGGGCGACGCCTCGTCGACCGTGGCGATCACGTTCCCGGTTGCCGGGTCGATGCAGTCGCGGGTGCGCCCCGACGTCGCCGCCACCCACTCCCCCGCGATGAAATTCACCTTCCCGAACAACCTCTGGACGCCCTGATCCGCGGATAGTGCCGTCATCTTCATACTGTGTCCGAAACCCTCTCGTGTGCATACTTTTTCGATGAACCGACGATGAGCGGATCACGGGAGACGTCCCGGTACAGCGAGAAGCACAATCCGATCATCACCAGGAGGAACGGCGCGGCCGCGATGATCGTCATCGTCTGCAGACCCTGCAGGGCGTCCGAGCCGCCGGTCCAGAGGATGAGTGCCGCCGTGCCCCCGGTGAGGGTTCCCCAGAAGATGACGACCCACGTGCTCGGTTCGCGTGCACCCCGCTGCGACAGGGTGCCCATCACCAGGGAGGCGGCGTCCGCGCCGGACACGAAGAAGATCGCGACCAGCACCATGACCAGCACGGTGGCGAACCCCGTCAACGGCAGATGGTCGAGCATCCCGAACAACTGGCCTTCGGTCGACGAACGCGCCGCCAGGTCGACTCCGTCCTGCTGCTGTCCGATGCCGGCGCCGCCGAACACCGCGAACCACACGAGGCTGACCGAGGTGGGAATGACGATCACGCCGATCACGAACTGCCGGATGGTGCGGCCCCGGCTGATCCGGGCGAGGAACATTCCGACGAACGGAGTCCATGACACCCACCACGCCCAGTAGAAGATCGTCCACGACGACAGCCAGGACGCCGTGTCGTCGCCGGAACTCGCGGCCGTCCGCCCCGACATGGTGGCGAGTTGCGCCGCGTAGTCCGCGATCGCGGTGGGGAGCAGATTGAGGATGAGGACGGTCGGACCGAGCACGAACACGAACAGCGCGAGAATCACCGCCAGCACCATGTTGATGTTGGACAGCCAGTGGATGCCCCGCGCCACTCCCGACACCGCCGAACCGACGAACGCGAATGTCAGCAGCCCGACGAGGGCGACGAGCGCGAACGTGCCGACATTGCCCATCCAGCCGATGATCTCGAGACCGGAACCGATCTGCAGTGCGCCGAGTCCGAGCGACGCGGCGGTGCCGAACATCGTCGCGATGATCGCGAGGATGTCGATCACCTTCCCCACGGCGCCTTCCGAGCGGCGACCGAGGAGGGGGAAGAATGCGGCGCTGATGAGCTGCTTGCGGCCACGCCGGTAGGAGCCGTACGCAATCGACAACCCGACGACCGCGTAGATCGCCCACGGATGCAGCCCCCAGTGGAACATCGTCGTGGCCATCGCCGACCCGACGGAGCCGTCCGTTCCCGGCGGCGGGCTCGGCGACGCCGTAGAACATCAATCCGATGCCCATGCCGGCGCTGAACATCATCGCGATCCAGCTCACCGTCCGGAACTCCGGTTTCTCGCCGTCGCGGCCGAGCGGAATCCGGCCGTACCGGGAGAACGCGAGGTAGAGCGAGAAGACGACGAACGCCGACGACGCGGCGATGAACAGCCAACCGAGGTCGGCCACCAGCCAGTCCAGCGCCGCGGTCGACACGATCGAGAGGTTCTCCGGTGCCAGCAGTCCCCACAGAATGAGTCCGACACCGAGCGCCGCGGCAGTGCCGAACACCACCTTGTCGACGCTCCGCCGCCCCTCGCCGTCGGACGGCTGCTGCTCCTGCGCCTGGTGTCGGGGTTGCGGATCGACACCGTTCACCCGGGGAGGGTCGGTCACCCTCGGTTGTTCGCCGGCGTAGGTCATCGGGGATCCCCGCTCAGCCTTTCGAGTAGCCATTCGTGGAATTCGCCGATGTGGTGTTCCGCGGGCACCAGCACACCCCCGTTCCGGTACGCCTTCGACGCCATCGTGGGCTGGGTCCGCTCGCAGGCGTCGAAGTCCTGCTGGTTGACCCGGTGGAAAAGCTCCACCGAACGGGAGACGTCGCGACCCGAAGCGGTGACCTCCGGCGAGTACAGCCAGTCGCATTCGACGATGGTGCGATCCGCGGACACGGGGTACATGCGGTGGAAGATGACGTGGTCGGGCACGAGGTTGACGAAGACCTGCGGCCGGATCGTGATGGCGTAGTACTTGCGGTCCTGGTCTTCGCTGATGCCGGACAACGACTCGAATCCGCCGCTTCCGTCGATGGTGAATCCCTCGACGTCGTCACCGAAGGCGGCACCGTGCCCCACGAAGTACTGTGCCGCAAGGCCGTCCGCGAACTCGGGAAGTACCTCGGTGAGCTCGGGGTGGATGGTCGCGCAGTGGTAGCACTCCATGAAGTTCTCGATGATCAGCTTCCAGTTGGCCGCGACGTCGTAGACGATCCGGCGGCCGAGTTCGAGGGTTCCGATCTGGTACCGGTCGATGGCGGCCGGATCACCGAGTCGTTCGGTGACGGCGCCGACGACCTCGTCCTCGAACGACGGAGGTTCGTCGGCCAGGCACACCCATGCGTAGCCGAGCCATTCGCGAAGCGCGACCGGCACCAGCCCGTACCGCACCCGGTCGATGTCGGCTCCGGTCTCGTCGCGCAGCGCGGCCATGTTGGGGGCGGCCACCAGTTTGCCGTCGAGTCCGTACGTCCACGCGTGGTAGGGGCACTGCAGGTTTCTGCGGATCTGCCCTTCGTCCTCGGTGCACAGCATGGCGCCGCGGTGCCGGCAGATGTTGAGGAAGGCGCGCAGTTCCCCGTCGCGGCCGCGGACGAGGAGCACGCTCTCCCGGCCCACCGTGATCTTCCGGAAGGCTCCGGGGTCGGCGAGATCGGCGGCGCGGACGGCGCAGAACCACATTGCCTCGAACAGATTCTCCTGTTCGTCCGTGAAGATGTCGGCGTCGGTGTAGTACCGGCCACCCAGGGTGGGGATCAGTGCCGGTGCGGGCGCGGAGGCAGGGGCGGGGGCTTGAACGTCCGGAGCGGACATAGATGTCACCGTTTCTTTCGTTGCCGGGAAAGATGCGTGTCGGTCGAGCTGTGACCTGATGTCTGTGTGCGTTGGGGGCGCAGATCGCAAGGGGCACCGTTGCCGAGTGTGACGACATGCGTGCCCGATCCGCGGCGACCGTCCGAACAGCGGACAGCTGTTCCCGCCGAGTCATCGCGGCGTCAGCATTGTTGCGTCATCAGCAACGCTATGCGATTCACACAACTTAGACCGTCGCCAGCAGACGTGTCAAACATCACATTCGACACTTCTTTCGTGGACGCGACACGACCGAAACACCGCGTTAACCGCGGACGGCCGAAACCCGGGCAAACGGGACTATCCGTTCGTCCCGCCTTGAGGGAGAAGCACTTCCGGGCGGTCAGTCACCCGCGCCGACGGATTGCTGCGCCTCGATCCGCACGACTGCGTCGGCGAGCTCGAGTGCCACCGCCTCGAATCGTTCGGGCGCCAGCCGGTACTCCGGCCCGGACACGCAGATCGACGCGACGATCCGGTTGGTGACCTTGCTCCGCACCGGTACGGCGATGGAATTGAGCCCCGCTTCGAGCTCCTCGGCCGTGGACGCCCACCCTCGCGACCGCACGTGCTCGAGTTCGACGTCGAAAGCCTTGAAGTCGGTGATCGTGTTGGGAGTGAGCGCGCTCAGGTGCGGCCCCAACCGGCTTCGGAGCTGGCCGGACGTCATTTCCGAGACCAGCACCTTGCCCGTCGCGGTCGCGTGCGCCGGGGTCACCTGACCCACCCACGTGCGCAGCGCGACGTGGCGATCGCTGCGGGCCTCGAGCACATTGAGGGTCGCCGCACCGTCCAGCACGGCGAGGTTGACCGTCTCCCCGAAGGCGTCGGCCAGGCGGTCGCACTCCGGCTGCGCAACCTCGACGAGCCCGCTCTGCGCGACCGTGGCCTCGGCCAACCGCACTACCGCGAATCCGAGCTGATACTTACCGCGGACGCCCGCCTCCTCCACGAATCCGCGTTGCTGCAGCGATGCGATCAGGCGTGACACGGTCGATTTGTGCACGCCGAGACGCACGGCGATCTCCGAGGCGCCGACACGGCCTTCGGCCGCGACTATCTCGAGCACGTCGATGGCACGTTCCACCGCGTGCACGGTCTTCGCCTTTCCTTCTGCGCCCTGGGCCGCGGGCGCCTCGGATTCACTCATGCCCCGAGGTTATGCCCACCGACTTCCGGAACGCAGTTTTTACACGCGAATGCTTGACACCGCGGGGGAGCACCGGAGAGCATTGTGTTGCACAGCTTGCAAGTCGTCGCGCATAGCGCAACAACCGCTCCACAACTTGTCCTTCCTCCCCGACGCTTTCGGAGGTATCGAGTGATTCTCGATAACGATTCCCCAGTTGTGACCCACCCCGGCGCCACGGCGTTCCCCGTCTGCGAACTCGTGACACTGCCCGTGGGCGAAGTCGTCACGGTGACCCCGCCGGGCTTGGCTCCCATCTCCGTCTTCCACACCTCCGACGGCCTGTATGCCATCGACGACACCTGCACCCATCAGGACGCCTCCCTCGCCGACGGCTGGGTGGAAGGCTGCACCGTCGAGTGCCCGCTCCACGAGGCGTGCTTCGACCTCCGCACCGGAGTGCCCTCGGGCCCGCCGGCCAAGATCGCGGTTCGCACACACGACGTGTCGATCGTCGACGGCACCGTGCTGCTTCATCTCGACCAGAAGGGCGACGCCCGATGAACACTGTCCCGAATTCCATTGTGGTACTGGGCGCTTCCCTCGCCGGACTGTCGGCGGTGCGCGCACTGCGCGCGAAGGGATACACCGGCCGCCTCATCGTGGCCGGCAGCGAGCAGTCCCTGCCCTACGACCGGCCGCCCCTGTCCAAGGAATTCCTCACCGGCGACCTGACCGACGAGGATCTGCTGTTGATGAACAGCGACGACGACACCCTCGACGTCGAATGGCGCATGAACAGAACGGCCACCGGTCTGGTCTACTCCCCCGGCGGGCTCCACCGCGTCACGTTCGACGACGGGTCCCACTTCGACGCCGATGCCGTCGTCGTCGCGACGGGCGCGCGGGCCCGAACCCTGCCCGGCCACTCCGGCCTCGCCGGCGTGCACACACTCAGGTCGATCGACGACGCACGCGCACTGCGGGATTCGCTGTCGCGTGCGCAGAACCTCGTGATCGTGGGAGCAGGGTTCATCGGCGCCGAGGTGGCCTCCACCGCGGCCCGCATGAGCCTGAACGTCACCGTCGTCGAGGCGTCACCGACGCCGCTGGCGGGCCCGCTCGGCATCGAACTCGGGGCGATCTGCGCTGGACAGCATGCCGCACACGGCGTCCGTCTCCTCACCGGGGCAGTCGTCGCCGCGCTGCTCGGTGACGACGCGGTCGAAGCCGTCCAGCTGAGCGACGGAACGATCCTCCCCGCGGACGCCGTGGTGGTCGGAATCGGGGCCGTCCCCAACGTCGAATGGGCACGCGATTCGGAATTGATGATCGACGACGGTTTCCTCACCGACTCGTCGTGCCGCACGAACGTGCCCGGCGTGTACGCGATCGGTGACTGCGCACGGACTTTCGACGACGCCCACCAGGTGCACCACCGAAGCGAGCACTGGAGCAACGCCGTCGCCCAGGCGGCCACCGTCGCCGACACGATCATGGCCACGCCGTCCGGGCCCGCCGCGATCCCGTACTTCTGGTCCCACCAGTACGGCAAGATGCTGCAGTTCGCCGGCACGAGACACAGCACCGACGAGGTCCGGTTCGTCGACGGCGACCCCGGAACCGGCACGTTCGTGGCCACCTACGACCGGGACGGCGACACCGTCGGCGTGTTCGCGATGAACAGTCCCCGGCTGTTCACCCGGTACAAGAAGCAACTCGCTAGGTCGCGGGCCTGATGCCGGCGCTACGTGACGGCATAGCCCAAACGGCTGCTGATCTGCTGGGACGTGTCGAGTGCGGCGTGGGCGACGTCCTCGAACCGTTCCGGCAGCAGCCGGTAGGCGGGGCCGGACACGCTCAGAGCAGCAATCATTTTCGACGTGTAGTCGCGGATCGGGACGGACACCGCGTTCAGCCCGAGTTCGAGTTCCTCCTCGGACTCCGCCCATCCCCGCTCGCGAACGGCGTTCAACGATTCCACGAGCGCGGGCACATCGGTAAGAGTCTTGGCCGTGAGAGCAATCGGAGTTTCTCCCACGCGCTCCGCGAGTTCACTGTCGGACAATTCCGTCAGCAACAATTTTCCACTCGCCGTCGCATGCGCCGGGCTGCTTTGACCCACCCAGGTATTGGTACCGACGCCGGACGGACCGTCCGCTTTGACGATGCTGACCGATCGATTGCCGTCGAGTATCGACACATTGACGCTCTCACCGACAGTTTCCGCCAGTTCGGCGCACAATTCCTGACTCTGCCGCACCAGATCGCCGTCCGGCGACGCGGTGCGGGCCAGCCGGACGATGGAATTGCCGAGTTGGAATTTTCCCCGGTTCTTCAATTGCGCGACGTACCCTCGC
This genomic interval carries:
- a CDS encoding APC family permease, which produces MTSTDNTTGDHDSGLEEFGYKESLDRSIGKFASFAAGVSYISILTGTFQLFYFGFGTAGPAYLWSWPLVFVGQLAVALCFMELAAKYPIAGSVYNWAKTLGSRIVGWSAGWLMLTASIVTLSAVVLALQLNLPRLWSGFQIVGDGTGEHDFATNAVILGTVMIGFTTVVNALGVRLMAMINSAGVFIEIIAAVLIAIILAANMTRGPQVFFSTHGYGAGESGGYLGAFLVATLASGYVMYGFDTASSLGEETVEPRRTAPKAIFRAILASFVIGGAILVFAVMAAPDLDDPKIGASDGSLQYIVEQVMWGPLGTIFLVCIVIAVTVCSLAVHTAAIRLTFAMARDNALPFGERLARVHPRTRTPVVPAVTIGVVAALILVVNIGQPHIFTVLTSIAIIMIYLAYLMVTGPMLKKRLRGEWPPRDLKEGGYFTMGRWGLPVNLVALVWGIGMALNLAWPREAVYGEPWYNTWGAFVYIGVILGFGLLWYLTTGRHHIGTLTSHCAAVVTPAPESEPNDKELAR
- a CDS encoding aldehyde dehydrogenase family protein; translation: MKMTALSADQGVQRLFGKVNFIAGEWVAATSGRTRDCIDPATGNVIATVDEASPEDAARAVQAARSAFDAGDWPETAVAVRSSLLSRVADLLERDKEELARIETLNTGKTLVESRIDIDDVVSVFRYYARLALVSSDRVVDVGDPAVVSRVVREPIGVCVLIAPWNYPLLQISWKVAPALAAGCTMVLKPSEVTPLSTIAFARLIEEAGVPAGVVNLVQGSGADLGPALTDTGDVDFISFTGGLATGTTILRTAAKHVTKVAVELGGKNPHIVFADAEWESSVDQVLTGVFLHSGQVCSAGTRLIVEESIADDFVAALVSRAEAIRVGPGLDPGTETGPLVSTAQRDKIEAYVALGISEGAALRTGGSRPADPALDGGSYYLPTIFDHCDRSMRIVQEETFGPILTVERFTTEEDAVRLGNDTEYGLAAGVRTSDAARGERVVRRLRHGTVWLNDFGYYTAAAEWGGFKKSGNGRELGPAGLSEYQEVKHIWNNTTSPLAGWFTAT
- a CDS encoding aromatic ring-hydroxylating oxygenase subunit alpha; its protein translation is MSAPDVQAPAPASAPAPALIPTLGGRYYTDADIFTDEQENLFEAMWFCAVRAADLADPGAFRKITVGRESVLLVRGRDGELRAFLNICRHRGAMLCTEDEGQIRRNLQCPYHAWTYGLDGKLVAAPNMAALRDETGADIDRVRYGLVPVALREWLGYAWVCLADEPPSFEDEVVGAVTERLGDPAAIDRYQIGTLELGRRIVYDVAANWKLIIENFMECYHCATIHPELTEVLPEFADGLAAQYFVGHGAAFGDDVEGFTIDGSGGFESLSGISEDQDRKYYAITIRPQVFVNLVPDHVIFHRMYPVSADRTIVECDWLYSPEVTASGRDVSRSVELFHRVNQQDFDACERTQPTMASKAYRNGGVLVPAEHHIGEFHEWLLERLSGDPR
- a CDS encoding IclR family transcriptional regulator, yielding MSESEAPAAQGAEGKAKTVHAVERAIDVLEIVAAEGRVGASEIAVRLGVHKSTVSRLIASLQQRGFVEEAGVRGKYQLGFAVVRLAEATVAQSGLVEVAQPECDRLADAFGETVNLAVLDGAATLNVLEARSDRHVALRTWVGQVTPAHATATGKVLVSEMTSGQLRSRLGPHLSALTPNTITDFKAFDVELEHVRSRGWASTAEELEAGLNSIAVPVRSKVTNRIVASICVSGPEYRLAPERFEAVALELADAVVRIEAQQSVGAGD
- a CDS encoding bifunctional 3-phenylpropionate/cinnamic acid dioxygenase ferredoxin subunit, whose product is MTHPGATAFPVCELVTLPVGEVVTVTPPGLAPISVFHTSDGLYAIDDTCTHQDASLADGWVEGCTVECPLHEACFDLRTGVPSGPPAKIAVRTHDVSIVDGTVLLHLDQKGDAR
- a CDS encoding NAD(P)/FAD-dependent oxidoreductase, with product MNTVPNSIVVLGASLAGLSAVRALRAKGYTGRLIVAGSEQSLPYDRPPLSKEFLTGDLTDEDLLLMNSDDDTLDVEWRMNRTATGLVYSPGGLHRVTFDDGSHFDADAVVVATGARARTLPGHSGLAGVHTLRSIDDARALRDSLSRAQNLVIVGAGFIGAEVASTAARMSLNVTVVEASPTPLAGPLGIELGAICAGQHAAHGVRLLTGAVVAALLGDDAVEAVQLSDGTILPADAVVVGIGAVPNVEWARDSELMIDDGFLTDSSCRTNVPGVYAIGDCARTFDDAHQVHHRSEHWSNAVAQAATVADTIMATPSGPAAIPYFWSHQYGKMLQFAGTRHSTDEVRFVDGDPGTGTFVATYDRDGDTVGVFAMNSPRLFTRYKKQLARSRA
- a CDS encoding IclR family transcriptional regulator; this encodes MTELDDNSNGDRSRPSGAVQSVDRALAVLEILARLGTAGVTEIADELGVHKSTASRLVAVLDSRGYVAQLKNRGKFQLGNSIVRLARTASPDGDLVRQSQELCAELAETVGESVNVSILDGNRSVSIVKADGPSGVGTNTWVGQSSPAHATASGKLLLTELSDSELAERVGETPIALTAKTLTDVPALVESLNAVRERGWAESEEELELGLNAVSVPIRDYTSKMIAALSVSGPAYRLLPERFEDVAHAALDTSQQISSRLGYAVT